The Vibrio crassostreae genomic interval ACGTTGAGTTATGTCATCTGGGCTAATAACTGCAATAATTTCTCGTCCTTTCTCCAACAAAATATCGGTTAACACGCTAGCATGCCCACCGCCACCAATCATTACAATGGGAAGTTCAAGGTTACTCAACGATTAGATCCCCTGCTTGATATGGCTTACTTGCTGTTTTTCCCAAAAGCTCCCACAACTTATAAGGGGACATACCTGAGCCCGGGCGCTTTATCACTAAATTTTCCATGTTAAAGGTTTCCCCAACAGAGATTGGTTTTGCTGCGACTAAGCTTTTACGAGCTACTGCCTTGTTTTTAACCTCAGAAACCGTGGGGCTCTTAACATTAGTACCAAGCGCGACTTCAACCTGGCGAATAGCATCGATCATAGCTTTGAGTTCACCTGGTTCCAAAGAAGCTTTGTGGTCTGGCCCTTCCATGGTTTTATCAAGGGTAAAATGTTTTTCGATTAATACTGCCCCACGCGCTACAGCAGCGATTGGAATAGTTATTCCCTCACTGTGATCTGAATAGCCTGACGCTAAATCAAATGCTAGGCCTAGTGTGTCCATTGCTTTCAGATTAATTTCTTCCATTGGCGCTGGATATTCAGTTGTACAATGTAAGATAGTCACTTTTTCTTTAAGCAACCTCTGCCCTTCATTCGAGGCATAAGCTTGTTGGAAAGCCAGAATACTGGGTTGTTTGTCATCGTCAGTAAGATAACCGAATGCTATAACCCCAAGTACGGACTCAACTTCTGCCAATGTAGCCATACCTGTAGAAACAATAAGATCACAACCAGTACGTGCATGCTCTAAAACAAGAGGCGCGTTTGTGATCTCACCTGAGGGGATCTTTAATCGCTTGAGACCGAGTTCGTTCACCAAAAAATCTAAGCTTTCAGAATCAAAAGCAGTAGAGAGGAATTCAATCCCAAGTTTATTGCAGTGGGCAACCAGTTGATGGTGTACTTCATACGATAATTCTAGGCGACTTAGCATAGCCAACTGAGATTCTTGCTTTTGTGTGTTCGCTACTTGATAGTCAGCTTTCTTTGCCGACTCTGTGACCAAGTTCTTCGCTTTAAAGGTTTGAAACTTAACAATGTCAGCACCTGCTTGATAAGCAGCTTCCACTAATTCAAAGGCGAGCTTATCATTCCCATTATGGTTAACACCTGCTTCAGCAATTATTAATGTCATAGAGTCTCTTTTTGTATTTGTTCTCGATCTATAAAGGAATTATACATTATCTAGTGTGAGGTCATGGAACGCTTTGCTGCGTTCAAAACGAAAGGATTTAAGCATTTCTATAACCTGAGCACTCGTGTTACCTTGCCCATAAGGATTGATGATCGTTTCACCATCTAGCTTGTAATTTCGCTTCACAGCATCACTAATTGCCTCTGTGATAGATGCCAAACTGGGTTCGCAATTCAGCACACTTTTGGCCGCTAGGCGCCCTTTTTGTCTTGAACCAATATTGACCGTTGGAACATCAAAAGCCGGAACTTCAATAATACCACTCGACGAGTTTCCAATGACTGCAGCAGCGTGCTTGACTGAACTTAAATAGCGTATTTGCCCGAGAGAGGGGATTGCTAGCACGCGGCTTGGTTGTTTCGCTGCATAAGCCTCTAACATCGGAATGATTCGACGCCCGCCATCATCCGCATTGGGATAAGTCAGTATAATTTGGTGATTCGGGTATTCATCTAGTGCGTCTAACAGAGCTTGAAAGCTATCCTCTGGGGATTCATCTCCGAGAGTGACAGGATGGTAGGTGACTACAAAATAAGGACCTGTAAGATCAAAGTTCAGTGATTCACTCAACTCTGAAATCGTCATAAAAGAGCCTCTATTCAAGTGATCTAAGCCAATCGCACCAACGTTTTTTACTCGTTCTGGCGATTCACCTAATTGAATGACTCGATTTCGATATTCGTCTGTTGACGTGCCATGCAGGTAGCTCAATTTGGTAATAGCATGACGGATCGCATCATCGTAAGCACCTTCGGTTATTTCCCCACCATGCAAATGTATAATTGGAATACGGAGTATCATGGCAGTTTGCGCTGCAGCTAGAGCTTCAAAACGATCTCCAAGAATGACAAGGACATCGGGTGCTAATCGTGATAATGCATCAGCAAAACCTAGAACGCCCAATCCCATACTTTTTGCCGTTCCTACCGGCGAGTCAGAAGACAGCAAAATCTCTATTTTCTCGTCGATCTGGAAGCCATCTTTCTCTATTTGCTTATAAGTATCACCAAATTCTGGAGATAGGTGCATACCAGAAACGAGCAACTGT includes:
- the neuC gene encoding UDP-N-acetylglucosamine 2-epimerase translates to MQTHKKVAVFTGTRAEYGLLFWLLKDIQSDPDLTLQLLVSGMHLSPEFGDTYKQIEKDGFQIDEKIEILLSSDSPVGTAKSMGLGVLGFADALSRLAPDVLVILGDRFEALAAAQTAMILRIPIIHLHGGEITEGAYDDAIRHAITKLSYLHGTSTDEYRNRVIQLGESPERVKNVGAIGLDHLNRGSFMTISELSESLNFDLTGPYFVVTYHPVTLGDESPEDSFQALLDALDEYPNHQIILTYPNADDGGRRIIPMLEAYAAKQPSRVLAIPSLGQIRYLSSVKHAAAVIGNSSSGIIEVPAFDVPTVNIGSRQKGRLAAKSVLNCEPSLASITEAISDAVKRNYKLDGETIINPYGQGNTSAQVIEMLKSFRFERSKAFHDLTLDNV
- the neuB gene encoding N-acetylneuraminate synthase produces the protein MTLIIAEAGVNHNGNDKLAFELVEAAYQAGADIVKFQTFKAKNLVTESAKKADYQVANTQKQESQLAMLSRLELSYEVHHQLVAHCNKLGIEFLSTAFDSESLDFLVNELGLKRLKIPSGEITNAPLVLEHARTGCDLIVSTGMATLAEVESVLGVIAFGYLTDDDKQPSILAFQQAYASNEGQRLLKEKVTILHCTTEYPAPMEEINLKAMDTLGLAFDLASGYSDHSEGITIPIAAVARGAVLIEKHFTLDKTMEGPDHKASLEPGELKAMIDAIRQVEVALGTNVKSPTVSEVKNKAVARKSLVAAKPISVGETFNMENLVIKRPGSGMSPYKLWELLGKTASKPYQAGDLIVE